Genomic window (Gloeomargarita sp. SKYB120):
AAAATGGGAGCGGACTCGTGGCTCGCCGCGTTATGCGCAAGTTGCTGTTTCTGGACTTTGACGGGGTGTTGCACGCGGAGGGGGAAGAACCTTTGACTCGCTTGCCCTTCGTGGAACAGTGCTTACTAACCCTCCCCTACCTGGACATTGTGATCAGTTCAGCATGGCGGCATGGGCATCCCTTTGAAGCGTTACGGTCGTTGTTTAGCCCGCCCTTACGGCCCCGTGTTGTGGGCATGACACCAATTCTCCCCGATGGGCTGTGCCCTGGGGGCCGTCGCCGGGAAATCGAAGCCTTTCTTGCCAGTGAACGAGCCTGTAGTTGGGTGGCTCTGGACGACATGCCGGAGTTGTTCGCCCCTGCTGACCCGCATCTG
Coding sequences:
- a CDS encoding HAD domain-containing protein, coding for MRKLLFLDFDGVLHAEGEEPLTRLPFVEQCLLTLPYLDIVISSAWRHGHPFEALRSLFSPPLRPRVVGMTPILPDGLCPGGRRREIEAFLASERACSWVALDDMPELFAPADPHLIWVDPLAGFTDREGDALRTWYHSN